Proteins from a genomic interval of Heptranchias perlo isolate sHepPer1 chromosome 19, sHepPer1.hap1, whole genome shotgun sequence:
- the abraa gene encoding actin-binding Rho-activating protein, protein MSTELRSARSVSKAIRKFRCVSMVNSLTKNWQKWANEHSLKQKAEPSGWQPTSLGDEHAEMQNPSEAELQPSGAIKQQASVEGPQCQSKSTFNGGNVASSEELNGSRGTESTIRTIPVTKTLDSRTTSRGNELVSLMTDRFNQKVPEVAPKPFLGNRSPTRRRLCQNKASELAQSWELAEKVEEDPFIFNSSTASEGGSSGGEKRKEGNEEESKEKDEVADRGKRKRLVPSVQVRAMGDLRKAWLRWADDHVEKQRVNPFSDNFDYDYAMGLRLKKGDQGYGRPKEGTKSAERGERAQQHIRKEMDEMCFIIEGMGVKGRDGKTSVTFGKLFDRYVTVSDKVVGILMRARKHRLVDFQGEMLWKGEHDDVLITLTA, encoded by the coding sequence ATGAGCACCGAGCTCAGGTCTGCAAGGTCAGTCAGCAAGGCCATCAGGAAGTTCAGATGCGTCTCCATGGTGAACAGTTTGACCAAGAACTGGCAGAAATGGGCAAACGAGCATTCACTCAAACAGAAAGCAGAGCCCTCTGGGTGGCAGCCCACCAGTTTAGGAGATGAACATGCGGAGATGCAGAACCCAAGTGAGGCTGAACTCCAGCCAAGCGGGGCCATCAAGCAGCAGGCGTCGGTAGAAGGCCCCCAATGCCAATCAAAAAGTACCTTCAACGGTGGAAATGTGGCTTCCAGCGAGGAGCTGAATGGATCGCGAGGAACTGAATCGACCATCAGGACCATTCCGGTCACTAAAACTCTCGACAGCAGAACAACTTCAAGAGGTAACGAGCTGGTGAGTTTGATGACTGACCGGTTCAATCAGAAGGTTCCAGAAGTGGCACCTAAACCATTTTTGGGCAACAGGTCGCCCACCAGAAGGCGGTTGTGTCAGAACAAAGCGTCAGAGCTCGCACAATCATGGGAGTTGGCGGAGAAGGTAGAGGAAGATCCCTTCATTTTCAACAGTAGCACGGCCAGCGAAGGCGGCAGCAGTGGAGGAGAGAAAAGGAAAGAGGGGAACGAGGAAGAGTCCAAGGAGAAGGATGAGGTGGCCGACagagggaagaggaagaggctcGTCCCAAGCGTCCAGGTGAGAGCGATGGGAGACCTGAGGAAGGCCTGGCTGAGATGGGCTGATGATCACGTCGAGAAGCAGAGGGTCAACCCTTTCAGCGACAACTTTGACTATGACTACGCCATGGGCCTCCGCTTAAAGAAGGGGGATCAGGGCTATGGGCGGCCGAAGGAGGGCACCAAATCAgcagagagaggcgagagagctcaGCAACACATTCGCAAAGAAATGGACGAGATGTGCTTCATCATCGAGGGCATGGGGGTAAAGGGAAGGGATGGGAAGACCAGCGTTACATTTGGCAAACTGTTTGACAGATATGTCACGGTTTCGGATAAAGTAGTTGGGATTTTGATGAGGGCTAGGAAGCATAGACTGGTGGATTTCCAGGGTGAAATGTTATGGAAGGGAGAGCATGATGACGTCCTTATTACTCTTACTGCTTAA